Genomic DNA from Halobaculum sp. CBA1158:
GAAGGTGATCGTTCTCACCGTCGACCCCTCCGCCGTCGGCGACGACGCCATCGGTCCGTTCCGCTCCATCGCCGACGTGTTCCTCGAACTGCAGATGGTCGAGGTCGGCTCCGACGTGCGCCGCAACATCGCCGTCAAGCGCTTCGCCGGCATGGGGAGTCAGGTCGGCGACTCCATCGGCTTCTCGGTGCGCTCGGGCACCGGGATCGTCATCGAGTCCCGCAGCGTCGCCTGAGCGGTCCCTCGATTCCTCGACGGCATCGTCGCGGTCGCTGTGGCGGTCGCCGTCGATCCCTCTCGTCGCCCCCGGCCTCGTTATCCGAGCTGATAGCTCGCGGGGAGGGTTTAAGCCTCGTTCGCGGGTGTGTCGTCGTAATGAGTGCCACCCCTGGAGGGAGTCGGGGGCCCGGGGCCGCTGCACGCGCGGTGACGGACGCGCGCCGGGTGATGCCGGCGCGGAGGTGTGATCCATGACCGACCAAGGACAGGCGAACCCGTCGAGCGAGCTGAAGCAGATGGCGATGAAGCGACCGCATCTGCGCGAGCACCTGCAGAAGTTCAAGCAGATCACCGGCGAGTTCCCGATGTTCGTCGACGACATCGAGGGCGAACACGAGGCCCAGCGTCCGAACGTGCTGTACCCCGTGGGCGGTCCGATCTTCTGTCACGTGTACGGCGACTTCGGACAGGACACGAAGTACTACACCGTCGAGCCGACCCTCTCGGGGGCCGAGGAGGAGGTGCTCGACTCGGTGAAGTCGAAGCTCCTGCGCCAGAGCGGCCACAAGCCCGCACCCGAGGAGGAGTCGGGGTACGACGACCTGATCGAGGAGTTGCTGGAGGAGGTAACCGCGATCACCGAAGAACAGGGGCGACGCAACGTCCTCTCGTCGATCAAGAACTTCGGTCGGATCGAGGTGTCCAAGCAGACGTACGACAACATCCGCTACCGACTCAACCGCGACATCGTGGGCTTCGGCCCGCTGGAGCCGGTGATGCGCGACCCGGAGAACGAGGACATCCACGTCATCGGCCCGAAGGAGTGCCACGTCGACCACGGCGTCTTCGGCATGCTGGAGACGACCGTCGACTTCGGTACGCCGAGGGAGTTCGACAACTGGCTGCGCAACATGGGCGAGCGGATGGGCGACCCGGTCTCCGACTCCAACCCGATCGTCGACTCGACGCTGCCGGACGGGTCGCGCATCAACATCATCTACTCCGACGACGTCTCCATCAAGGGGTCCTCGCTCACCATCCGCCAGGGCGAGGAGACCCCCCTCTCGATCAACCAGATCACGAAGTGGGGGACGCTCAGCCCCGAACTGGCGGCGTACCTCTGGCTGTGTCTGGAAAACGAGCAGACGGTGTTCGTCGTCGGGGAGACGGCGTCCGGGAAGACGACGACGCTCAACGCCGTCCTCTCGTACATCCCCCGCGACTCGAAGATATACACCGCGGAGGACACCGCCGAGGTCGTCCCGCCCCACAGCACCTGGCAGCAGCTCCTGACCCGCGAGGGCGACGGCGGCGAGTCCAACGACGTGGACATGTTCGACCTCGTCGCCGCGGCGCTGCGCTCGCGCCCCGACTACATCATCGTGGGGGAGGTCCGCGGGGCCGAGGGGCGCATGGCGTTCCAGGCGGCCCAGACGGGTCACCCGGTGATGCTCACCTTCCACGCCTCCGACATCGTCTCGATGATCCAGCGGTTCACGTCCGAGCCGATCAACGTCCCCGAGACGTTCATGGACGTGGCCGACGTGGCGCTGTTCCAGAACCGCGTCAAGCAGGGCGACGAGGTCCTGCGCCGGGTCACCTCCGTTCAGGAGATCGAGGGATACTCCAAGGAGATGGACGGCGTCGTCACGCGGCAGGTGTTCGACTGGGACCCCGTGGAAGACGAGATCGTCTTCCGCGGACGCAACAACTCCTACGTGCTCGAAGAACAGATCGCGACGCTGCTGGGGTACGCCGACACCCGCGACATCTACGACGACCTGAGCTTCCGCGCGGAGCTCATCGAGCGGATGATCCAGGAGGGCATCCTCGGCTACCACGAGGTGAACGAGGCGATCACCTCCTTCCAGCGCGACGGCGTCGACGGGCTCCCCTTCGACATGCACCGCAGCACCTGAGCGCCGCGCATGAGCACGAACAGCGCGTCCGCGTCCGACTTCTTCCCCGATTCGGCGGCCGACCTCGCCGCCGACCTGCTGGAGTCGTACGACGCGCTCGACATGTCCAAGCGGAAGTACGTCGGCTACATCCTCGCGCCCTCGGCGGCGTTCCTCCTGCTCACGATCGCGGGGGCGTTCCTGCTCCCGCTGCCGCTGACGGTCCGGCTGCCGATCCCGGCGCTCGGCCTGCTGGTGTTCGCCTCGGCCGTCTTCTACCCGAAGCTGTACCTCAACGGCCGCCAGGTGGCCATCGAGAACCAGCTCCACCTCGTGATGACGCACATGACCGTGCTGTCGACGACGAACATCGACCGGATGGAGGTGTTCCGAACGCTCGCTCGCGAGGAGGAGTACGGCGCGGCCGCCGACGAACTCGCGCGCGTCGTCCACCTCGTCGACACCTGGAACCAGTCGCTCGACGACGCGCTGCGCCGCCGTGCCAAGGAGGTGCCCTCGGACGCCTTCTCTGACTTCTTCGACCGCCTGGGCTACACGATCGGCGCGGGCCAGTCGCTCGACGAGTTCCTCCTCTCGGAGCAGGACGCGGTCATCCAGAACTACATCACCGTGTACGAGGGCGCGCTGGCGAACCTGGAGGTCATGAAGGACCTCTACATGTCGATGATCCTCTCGATGACGTTCGCGCTGGTGTTCGCCATCGTCCTCCCGATCCTCACCGGGGACAACCCCACGCGGACCGTCTCGGCGGTCATCGTCCTGTTCATGCTGGTCCAGTTGGGCTTCTACGTCGTCATCCG
This window encodes:
- a CDS encoding type II/IV secretion system ATPase subunit, whose amino-acid sequence is MTDQGQANPSSELKQMAMKRPHLREHLQKFKQITGEFPMFVDDIEGEHEAQRPNVLYPVGGPIFCHVYGDFGQDTKYYTVEPTLSGAEEEVLDSVKSKLLRQSGHKPAPEEESGYDDLIEELLEEVTAITEEQGRRNVLSSIKNFGRIEVSKQTYDNIRYRLNRDIVGFGPLEPVMRDPENEDIHVIGPKECHVDHGVFGMLETTVDFGTPREFDNWLRNMGERMGDPVSDSNPIVDSTLPDGSRINIIYSDDVSIKGSSLTIRQGEETPLSINQITKWGTLSPELAAYLWLCLENEQTVFVVGETASGKTTTLNAVLSYIPRDSKIYTAEDTAEVVPPHSTWQQLLTREGDGGESNDVDMFDLVAAALRSRPDYIIVGEVRGAEGRMAFQAAQTGHPVMLTFHASDIVSMIQRFTSEPINVPETFMDVADVALFQNRVKQGDEVLRRVTSVQEIEGYSKEMDGVVTRQVFDWDPVEDEIVFRGRNNSYVLEEQIATLLGYADTRDIYDDLSFRAELIERMIQEGILGYHEVNEAITSFQRDGVDGLPFDMHRST